The DNA segment GTCCTTCATGGCTCACCATTTTATTTTCAATCAATATGCGGGTGTGGCGGAATTGGCAGACGCACCAGACTTAGGATCTGGCGCCGCAAGGCGTGGGGGTTCGACTCCCTTCACCCGCACCATTTAATTTCATATGCGGAAGTAGTTCAGTGGTAGAACACCACCTTGCCAAGGTGGGGGTCGCGGGTTCGAATCCCGTCTTCCGCTCTCATATTGCCGGGGTGGCGGAACTGGCAGACGCACAGGACTTAAAATCCTGCGGTAGGTGACTACCGTACCGGTTCGATTCCGGTCCTCGGCACCATTTAAGTTAATTTAATTCATATGCGCCCTTAGCTCAGCTGGATAGAGTGTTTGACTACGAATCAAAAGGTCGGGAGTTCGAATCTCTCAGGGCGCACTTTAACGGGAAGTAGCTCAGCTTGGTAGAGCACTTGGTTTGGGACCAAGGGGTCGCAGGTTCGAATCCTGTCTTCCCGACCAGTCCGAACTATTTTTAATGTGATAATATGGAGGAATACCCAAGTCCGGCTGAAGGGATCGGTCTTGAAAACCGACAGGCGGGTTAAACCGCGCGGGGGTTCGAATCCCTCTTCCTCCTCCATTATATTTTACAAAACAATATTCTATTGTCGCGGGGTGGAGCACGTTCGAATAAGCTTCTTCGAATGATCTACAGCGCAACGATTGAGCCACAGCTTGAATATGCACTCCGAAATCGGGGCGGTCTTCAAACTAAGGGCATGCACAAAATGTAATATTTTCTATTGTCGCGGGGTGGAGCAGTCTGGTAGCTCGTCGGGCTCATAACCCGAAGGTCGCAGGTTCAAATCCTGTCCCCGCAATATGGCTCAGTAGCTCAGTCGGTAGAGCAAAGGACTGAAAATCCTTGTGTCGGCGGTTCGATTCCGTCCTGAGCCACCTTTTAATTGTAAGTAAGTTTTAAATCTGTGGAGGGGTAGCGAAGTGGCTAAACGCGGCGGACTGTAAATCCGCTCCCTCAGGGTTCGGCGGTTCGAATCCGTCCCCCTCCACCACATTATGGCGATTGTGGCGAAGTGGTTAACGCACCTGATTGTGGTTCAGGCATTCGTGGGTTCGATTCCCATCAGTCGCCCCATTTATTTTATAAATTATTGGGCTATAGCCAAGCGGTAAGGCATCGCACTTTGACTGCGACATGCGTTGGTTCAAATCCAGCTAGCCCAGTCATGGCAGCATAGCCAAGTGGTAAGGCAGAGGTCTGCAAAACCTTTATCCCCGGTTCAAATCCGGGTGTTGCCTCCAAATAAACTTCATAAATACATATTATCATGCGCCTTTAGCTCAGCTGGATAGAGCATACGCCTTCTAAGCGTACGGTCAGAGGTTCGAATCCTCTAAGGCGCGTAAAAACTAATGTCGAACCGGCATTTTTTAAACCTCTTATATCGTTTAGTGAAACGGTCAGTATAACGGTCATGTAAGAAATTACACCGTTTATTGACTTAATCACTTTACGATATAGGAGGTTTTTTGTTGTGTCCAAAAGAAAAGGAATTTTAGATGTTGAGGTTGATGTAAGAAAGATTTTTGGAGAACTGCCTATCTCTCGCTCTTCTGCGTCAAAAATACAAAAAGAACAAACTAAGGTATCAAACGAATCTATTCCTGTTACAAAAGCTTTGGATATCATTACAAGGCAAATGAAGGTAAGTGGAAATAGAAGTAGAACAATTAGCGATTATGTTCTGCAAGTAAATCATTTTCAGAAGATTACTGGGGTTAAATATGTATCAGATATTACTACTGTTACCGTTTACCAATGGTTAGATAGTATGAATGTAAGTAATCAAACTAAATTGACTCGTTTAAAGTGCCTAAAGGCTTTTCTTTCCCGCTGCTTTGATAACCGTTGGATTGAAATAAAATTTTGGAAGTCAATCAATATTAAAGTAGACCAACAAGTTAAAGAAGGGGCTACAGAGCATGAAATTAACATTTTACTCTCTTTGTTAGATCTAAATAACTTTATACAGCTAAGAGACGCTGTAGCTACTCTATTGATGTTTAAAACAGGTATTAGGATAAACACATTAGTACAGCTTGAAGAGCTTCATTTAGACTTCAATAAAAATTTATTAATTCTAGACGGAAGTATAATGAAAAACCATCAGCAAATTAAACTACCCTTTGACGAATTATTGAGAAACCTACTTGTTGTTTTAATTAAACAAAATTCTATTATCCGAAAGGAATATGGGAAAAAAAATAACTTAGTTTTTATTACCAAATTTGGTGATATTGTATCATCCTCACCGACTCATAACAACATTAGGAAGCGGTTAAATCAATATTCAAAGATGTACGGATTGAAAAACATTAACCCACATGCGCTTAGAAGAGGATTTGCAAAATCTCTATTGGAGAAAGGTGCTAATGTAGCTGTAATTTCAAAGGCATTAGGGCATAGTGATATATCGGTTACTACAAAGTATTTACATTTAGATATTGATGAAATAGCTGAGGGTTTACGGTCATATCTTTAAAAGCTGCTTTCGAAAATTTTAAAACGTACATTTAATGGTATGGTGTATAGCCATACCATATTTTACTTTATCGATAATTATATAACTGTCGACATTTGATTAAAACTAGGTAATAATTTATATAAATCAAAATATATTTCGGAGTGTAAAAAATGGCTAGAAAGTATCCCCAAAAAGATATAAAATTATTATTCATGCTTTCGGCTGGAATGTGTGCATTTCCAGGCTGTCCTACTAGATGTGTTGCTAAAGAAACTGAATTTGATGAAGCGGCTGTGTTAGCCTTGATTGCTCACATTGAAGCTCATAGTAATGAAGGACCAAGACCAAATCCAAATTTAACCGAAAAGGAAAGAGATAGTTATCCCAATTGGATTTTATTATGTGGAACTCATCATGATTTAATTGATGCACAAAGCAATACATACACAGTTGAGCAAATCCGAAAATGGAAAAGGGATTTAGAAGATAAAGTAGATAAGCAGTTAAGAGAAGCAATGACACAAGTAACTTTTACTGAGTTAGAACAGGTAACTGAGGCGATTGTTAATAATAGTACTAAGTCAACTAATTCCAGTGATTACGAAATTATTCCCCCTCAAGATAAAATGCAACGAAATCAACTCAAGGATAATATAACTCATCAATATTTGCTAATGGGAATGGTTCAGTTTCCTGCAGTAAAAGAATATATAGAACGTATAACTCAACTTATTCCGAGTTTCCCCGCAAAATTATCTGGTGGTTTCAAAGAAGAATATAAAAGGTTAAAAGATGAAGAAGAATTATTAGGGGACGACCTATTTTTGGCAATGATTAATTTTGCTTCACCTACGGGTGTGGATTTAAAAAGACATGCGGCTGGTATAGCGGTATTAACATATCTGTTTAGTATGTGCGAGGTGTTTGAAAAATGATTTTACCTAATAAATTTATTTCATTAGGTAATTCATTACTAGGTATTAGTTCTGCTGTTTTATTGTCATTAGATAAGCCTAAAAGTATTAATACTTTATGGAAAGTTTTTAATAAAGAAAATCCAAAAATTACTTATGATAATTTTACATTGTCCTTGGACTTACTCTATATGTTAGGATTAATAAACTTATCAGATAATTATATTGAGCTTTTAGAAATAGAGGACAGTAAACAGTTTACTAATACAAAACACATTAAAGACATATATAATGTGTTTGAAATAGAGGAACCTAATTCAAAGGATGTATTCATTCCATATTTGGGTCGCTTATGGGAGGTATTAGAAAGTGATATTGCCTAATAAATTTGTTAAACCAAATGATTCAATTATTGGAATGAGTTCATTAATAATTACGATTTTAGATAAACCAACAACGGTTAGTTTTTTATGGGATAAAGCAAGAAATAAAGGGATTGTGAAGACTTTCAATAATTTTGTATCCGCTCTGGATTTTTTATTTTTATTAGGCGTAATTACTTTGGAGGATGGCTTAATTAAGAGGTGTAAAGAATGATAAAGGCAATTTATGCAAATAAAGAATCTTTTAAAAAGATTGAACTAAAAGATGGTTTTAACATTATTTTAGCGGACAAAACTGAAGAGTCTTCGGAGAAGGATTCTAGGAATGGAGCGGGCAAGTCTACTCTTATAGAAATTATTCATTTTTGCTTAGGATCAGATATACGCAATGGTGAAAGTTTAAGGGTAGCTGCTTTAAAAGATTGGATTTTTTACTTAGATTTAACAATTAACGAATTTGAAATTACGGTAAGTAGAAAAGTAGCAGATCCTAAAAATATTTATTTATCTGGTGAAATTGATAAATTAAACATTACCCTTAAAGCTGATAAAGATGGGAGTAAATTCCTTCCTGTGAATGAGTGGACATCTTTACTTGGTTATCTCATGTTCGATTTATCAGAAGAAGAACAAAAGCAGAAATATAGCCCTAGTTTTAGAGGTTTAATTTCTTATTTCATAAGGAGAAAAAAGGGGGCTTTCTTAAGTCCATTTTCTCATTTTCCGCAACAAAGGGAATGGAATATACAAGTAAGTAATTCTTTTTTGCTAGGGTTGAATTGGGAATATGCAAGTAAATGGCAATTAATAAAGGATCAAGAGAAAACATTAGATCAATTAAAACAGGCGACAAATACCGGGTTAGTAAAAGGTGTTATGGGTGGTTCTATTGGTGAATTAGAGGCACAAAAAGTAAGAATGGAATTTCAAGCTAGTGAATTTAAAAAGCAATTAGATAATTTTAAAGTCCATCCCCAATATAAAGATATTGAAAATAAGGCAAATGAGCTCACTCAGCAACTACACACGGATACAAATAATAATATATCAGATAAAAAATTAATTTCTTTTTACGAAAAAAATCGTGAAGAGGAAGAACCAACAAAGAAAAATATGATTATTAGTATTTTTGAGGAAGCAAAAGTTAAATTTCCTGATCTAGTAAAAAGAGAACTCGAGCAAGTTCAGGATTTTCATGACAAAGTAGTTGAAAATCGTAGAGAATTTTTGCAGGCTGAAATAGCAAGGCTAAAGAGGAATATTCATGAAAGGGATCAAAAGATTAAAAGTAATTCAGATAAAAGGGCTGAATATTTACAAATCTTAAGTGATTTTGGTGCTCTAGAAGAGCATACTAATTTACAACAACAATATCTCTCTGAAGTATCAAAAATAAAAGAAATTGATAATGCTATTGAAAGCCTAAAGAGATTTGAAAAAGGTAGAAGTTCATTAAAAATTGAAAAAGAAGTTCTGCAGCAAGATGCTAGAAGTGATTATTTTGAAAGACTGGACCAAAGAACCAAAGCGATCCAACTTTTTAATTCAAATTCACAATTCTTATATTCGGAACCTGGAGAATTGTTAATAGACATTACAAATTCTGGTTTCAAATTTGATGTTCATATAAATAAGGCAGGTAGCGAAGGAATAGAACATATGAAAGTCTTTTGCTATGATTTAATGATATCTCAACTTTGGAGCGAAAAGGAAAAGACTCCTGGAATTTTAGTACATGACAGTAGCATTTTTGATCCTGTTGATGAAAGACAAGTGTTATCTGCTCTAAAATTGGCTAAAGAAGAATCTGAAAAAAGGGGATTTCAATATATCTGTCTTCTTAATTCCGATAAGATTAATTTTAATGAAGAGTTTGAACACTATATTAGACTACGCTTGACTGATAACTCAGAAGATGGTGGGTTATTAGGTATTAGAATATCTCCTCAAGAGTAAAAAGAAGCCTAATTGGCTTCTTTTATTTTTGCTTAATAATTTTTATTGATCTATACAGTGTAGCTTTTGATACTCCTGTCATTTCCTCTATTTCTTTTACGGTGTATTGTTGGCTTTCATATAGTTTAATGGCTTTTTCAACTTTCTTATTATCTGCTTTAGGTCTCCCGCCTTTTCGTCCTCTTGCTCGTGCGCTTTCTAATCCCGCCTTTGTGCGTTCAACAATTAAATCCCGCTCCATTTCCGCAAGAACTGCTAACATACGGAACATGGCTTTCCCTACTGCGGTTGTAGTGTCGATATTATCACGTATAGAGACTAATTCTATTCCACGCTGATCTAATTGCTCTGACAACTCAATTATGCGCTTTGTGGAGCGTCCTAGACGGTCTAATTTATAAACAACTAAAATGTCTCCCTTTCGGGCGAATTGAATTAGTTCGTTTAGCTGAGGTCTATCGTCTTTCATCCCGCTTATTTTCTCTTGATAAATCTTTTCACACCCCGCTTGATTAAGTGCGTCAATTTGAAGGTCTAAAGATTGGTCATTAGTGCTAACTCGTGCATATCCAATTTTCATTATGTATCGTTTCCTTTCCGCTATTCTGTATCTTAATTAAATTGTATCAAAAACGTATTTTAAAGTAAATTATGAGACGTTGTTTTCGATACGACTTTTGAAACTGTTTATTTGCTGAATAGTGGATATTTCAAAAACTCTATCATTGTGTATCAAAAACACTCGTTTTTGAAACTCTCCTAATAACTTATTATTTTAAGTTACTAAAAGGGAAAGAATAAATAAGGGATATAGATGTCTATTTATGCACACTAAAAAGGAGCAACTAAAAGAAAAATCCACTTCACTAAAATAAGGAGTGGAAAGAATAGAGAAATATTTTTTAGAATAACTCGTTCGCTGAAAGTGAACGAGAATATTAATTATAGCTTAATTATTATTAGCTTTATTATTTATTGCTTATGGGCAAATTTTGCTCTAGGGAGTGGTGCAAATTCTGCAATAGGGGTAGTGCAAAAAATGCACAACTTCCTAGAACATGAAAAAGAGGTTATCCTAAAATAGATAACCTCATAGCATAGGGTTTGCAATTTTTCTATTCCTGCTTTTATATAAGCGGGATTTCTCTTTTTATTGGGGTTTCTATATTGATTCCCAATTCGTCTCTTAAATGTCTTGCTACTGCTTCACACGCTATAATATAAGCAGTTGTAATATCGTTTTCCGCTGTTACTTCAATCCTCTTTAGCAAAGGGGATTTTTCCTTTTGTAACGGATAGACAAAGTTTTCTATACTATCCCTTAATCTTGCGTCTCTTATTCCATATTTGGTGGTGTAAATAGCTTCACTTAGGATGATATAGGGATTTTTGGTTAAGTCTGAAAGTGTATAGGTGTTAGCGTCTTTTTCGTTGTTATGGGCATTCCCTTTTTTGCTGATAAATCCCTTTGAAACTAGTTCTTTTAGTGCCTTATCCAATGTTCTAACTGTTACCCTCGAATGTTCTGCTAAAATGGAGCGGGAAACATCCCTTTGACCGTTTTCATCAAACCAACTAATTAGAGCAACAAAAACCGAAAAAGTGTTATTAGTGTCAAAGAAGTAACACCTTGTTATAGCTTGAGGTATTACAACAAAGTAACCACTATTAAAGGTTTCTAACTGATAATAAAGATTGGTTACAGGCTCTATAAACCTTTGATTAAAAACCTTTTTTTTCTTCAATATTTCTTCCATGATGTTTTATACCGTCCTTTTCTAATTGATACCCTAGGACGACTTTAAAATACTGCCTTATAACTGCGATATATACTATTTAGGGATAAAATAACCGCTCAAAGTGTTTTAATAGTGTAGTGGAGCGGAACACTTGAAGATATTAACCTAGTGGAAATAACCGTACCTTTTACCGTACCTAATAAAAACCATGCCTTTATACAAGTGCAACCTACTTTAGAGGGGTTTTACCTACATTCGAGGCTTATAGATCGTTGAGGTAATTAGGTAATTTAGCGACTGAAAAATAAAACTGTCTCGTTATTAGAGGTTTTACCAAGTAAAGAATTTCCCCTCTAATTGCTTTGGTTCTCTTTTAGTTCGGACATTCTTTGTTTTATAAGGCTTTTCCGAACTAATTTTTCCCCTCGTTTTAGTGCTTTTGTCTTTTCCGTTTCTGCTATGAACTTTGAAGCATAGGAGCGGAACTCTTTACTCATGGAACTACTCCAGTAATCAACCGCTTCTTTTAAATCCTTTTTCATTTCTAACGGAACTGTAACATGCAATCTGACCATTTTAGAAAACTTTCGTTTTACTTTCTTTTTGGTCTTGATTTCTTTACTCATTTACTGCACCCGCCTTTTTTCTTGTTGTGGGTTTTCTTAACCCCCTGTGTCTAATTTCGGGAACAGGGTTTTCTTTCACATAATCCTCAATGAATTTAACAATAGCGTCATTCATGCTAGTATCATTTAGGAAAGTGGATTTTCTAAAAGCCTGTTTAAGTTTTGTCGGAACTGCTATTGAAACCCTTGTTACTTCAATTTGTTGCGGGGTAATAGTCTTTTGTTTCTTTCTCATCCTTATTCCCCCTTATTCATCCAAGGAAAATGATAACTGCTAAAATTCCCTTGCTGAACTGCTACTCTCTTTGTTCTATTGCTTTGGTCTACTACTACGTCACTATCAGCAATTTTAACCTTTTGTTCCATACACATAGTCGCTAATTGCTGAATTTCGGGATTAACTGACTTGAACGTGCTTAATGAGTTATACATTTCTCCTAACTCATTAGAAAGGTTTGCTTTCTGCACTCGTGAAAGTGTAGATAAATCTTTTTCAAAAATTTCTTTTAATCTCTTACTTGATACATCGACTAAAGTACCCATTGAAAAAAAACGATAATTCAAATTCATGTATAACACTCTCCTTTTTATTAAGTTTAAAGTGAGTATTACATGTACTAGAAATGTATGCAAGTACCCTATTTATGCGGTTTTCCTCGTATTTTTAGAGAAATAAAAGAATTACAGGAAATTCATAAAGGATAAAAAAATTTTATGCACCTATACCTTGAAAAAAACTCTCGTAGAAAATTTCGGTAGGAAGGGTATTTATATATAGTAAAGCCGATTAAGGGTGGGGCATGTTTATATAATAAAAGTTAAAATTTCGACTATTTAATTTAACTAATATCATATATAATATGAAGAAAGACGATAACGGTCTAAGTTCGTAAGGTGACCGTTATACTTGAACGTATGCAAAAGTGATAAACAAGAGGAAAAAGAGCGGGAGTATTAGTTCGCCTTCTAAGCGTACGGTCAGAGGTTCGAATCCTCTAAGGCGCGTAAAAATTAGAAAACGCTAAATTTAGCGTTTTTTTTATGCTTTTATTTGACGTAGAGGACACACAGGGATGGATCTCGTGGTACTTAAGACCTCCTTGATAGGTAAAAAGCCAACAGAATCTTTAGGACTACACTACCGAATCCTCTTATCGACCGGTTTGAAGAAGATATCATCCACTTTTTGAAATTTATCGTCCACTTTCGACCTCATATCGTCCAGTTCCACCAATTTATCGTCCACTACACACTAAAATCGTGGGGACAAATAATCAGGGAAAAACCACCAGAACCGTCCCCCTGGATACCCCTGGATACCCAAAAAAAATTTTTAAATTTCTTCGTCCAAAATGAACTTTGTTTCGGTCTAATAGTGTAAAGAGAAAAAAGGGGTGAGGAAATGACCTTTTCTGCCAATGATGGAATTCTAAATGAGAAGTTTTTTATTAGCTTATTTGAAACACATAAAGATTCTATTTATCGGATGGCCTATATGTATATGAAGAATCAAGCGGACTCACTGGATATTGTCCAGGAGGTGGCCTACCGCGCATTTAAAAACAGAAACAGTTTAAAGGAATTGGGTTACTTTAAGACATGGATCTTGAAAATCACCATCAATGCATCTATTGACTTTTTAAGGAAGAAACAAAAAGTTGTCGAGCTGCCTTTTACTAGAGAACTAGGAACACAGCAGACGGAAGACAAATACTCAGATTTATTACTAAACGAGCTACTGCATGCCTTAGATGAAGACGAAAAAAGGTTAATTTATCTCAAGTATTATCAGGAATATACCTTCCAGGAAATTTCGGAGATTGTTGATTCACCAGTCAGTACGGTCAAGTCGAAAATTTATCGAACCTTAGAAAAAATCCGCTTGGACTATCCGAAGGAGGAACTTTCATGAATAAGATTCAGAGGGAGTTAGAAAAAATTCAAATTCCAGATGAGGTTATGGGACGTATGTTTAAAGGAATCGAGCAAGCAAAAGGGGAAGAGATGGTAACGCCGATAAAAGTCCAGGGCATGAGCAAAAGGAAAAAACTCATCGGTTCATTAGCAGGACTTGTGGCGGTGTGCGGATTGTTCTTCGGTTCTACCTTTGTCTCTCCGGCAATGGCACAGATTGCATCGAAAATTCCGTTCTTAAATGAAGTATTTATGAAAGACCTTGATAAAGATGGTGCAGATTCCGTTTTGAATCTTGTTCGGGAAGAAGGGTTGAAACGCGGATACGAGGTTACAGGGATGCGTGTGGGTCAAGGATTGATGGAGGGAGACGATCCGGAAAAAGTCTACGTCTTTCTAAAAAGTAAAGATTATAATGAACAAAGGAAATTGGAAGTTGAAAATCTAACGAAAAAGTTTCTCGATCAGAAGGGATATTATGCTAAATCGATAGACGTTCTACCGTTTAAAGCTGATTTTTATGCCTCTATGAGACGAATCAATAGAATAGACATTGAGCAAGCAAATGAAATTCAAAGTATCCTCCAGGTTAAAGGATATAATGTCGATTTCGTTGGACATATTGCAAGTATGAGAAAAGTTTTGGTAATTCTTCCGGAGTCGGAGAAACGAGTGGATGAAGTTCGAACTATTATTCGAAACTATCTAACAAAAAAATATTATGAAAAAGATTTTCCAATCGATATTCGAAGTGTGGACTTGAGCAATGTAGACCCGGACACTAAACTAGAAAAAACTCTTCATACGATTTTCGTAGGGTTAGTGTCTAAGAAAGAGGCGTACAAAGTCAATTCTTTCACTTACTCTACTAAGGGTGAACTCGTCATTACGATCGAAACCTCCCTTGAGAAAAAGGATCAGAGGCTCATAGACCAAATCCGTAAGGAAGTATCCGCACAAATAGCGAAAGAATACAAACAACCTTACACCATTAACATGGTTGGATTAGAGGATTTGAAGACGGTTGGGGAATAATTTTTCTAAAAAAAAAAGACTGTCATTTGATTTGGCAGTCTTTCTGTATTCATGATTCCAATCCTTTAGCAGCTAAATCCAGCCTTTCCTCTTCTTTTTCACGTCTTTCATTCTATTTACTTGCTTTCCTTAAGCGATACCAATTCACGCTCTACAGCTTCTTGGATTTCCAGATTTACAGTAGGAGCAGACGGTATAAAGTAGGAGGCAGCTAGAGCCTGTGCCTCTAATTGCTGGACGTAATCTTCCGCACGGGTGAACCCTTTCAACGCATTGTCCGTACTAAAGGAAGCGATCGCCGATTGCAACTGCTGTTGTGCCTTGGCAGCATGTGCACGTGAAATCAGCACAAGACGTTTGTTTGATAGTTCGTTGTATTTTTCAAGCAATACATCAATTTGTTCACGAAGGGAAAAAGTCTGTTGTTTCATTGCCGTAAGCTGGTCTTCATAGAGCTTTAGCTTCGTTTCCTGTTGCAATTTTTCCTGAAGAGCAATCCTTGCGATGGTATCGTCACCTTTTTCGACGGCAAGCTCCGCTTGGCGTTTTCGCTTG comes from the Neobacillus sp. PS2-9 genome and includes:
- a CDS encoding tyrosine-type recombinase/integrase, whose protein sequence is MSKRKGILDVEVDVRKIFGELPISRSSASKIQKEQTKVSNESIPVTKALDIITRQMKVSGNRSRTISDYVLQVNHFQKITGVKYVSDITTVTVYQWLDSMNVSNQTKLTRLKCLKAFLSRCFDNRWIEIKFWKSINIKVDQQVKEGATEHEINILLSLLDLNNFIQLRDAVATLLMFKTGIRINTLVQLEELHLDFNKNLLILDGSIMKNHQQIKLPFDELLRNLLVVLIKQNSIIRKEYGKKNNLVFITKFGDIVSSSPTHNNIRKRLNQYSKMYGLKNINPHALRRGFAKSLLEKGANVAVISKALGHSDISVTTKYLHLDIDEIAEGLRSYL
- a CDS encoding ABC-three component system middle component 6; the protein is MILPNKFISLGNSLLGISSAVLLSLDKPKSINTLWKVFNKENPKITYDNFTLSLDLLYMLGLINLSDNYIELLEIEDSKQFTNTKHIKDIYNVFEIEEPNSKDVFIPYLGRLWEVLESDIA
- a CDS encoding ABC-three component system middle component 6, which gives rise to MILPNKFVKPNDSIIGMSSLIITILDKPTTVSFLWDKARNKGIVKTFNNFVSALDFLFLLGVITLEDGLIKRCKE
- a CDS encoding DUF2326 domain-containing protein; this encodes MIKAIYANKESFKKIELKDGFNIILADKTEESSEKDSRNGAGKSTLIEIIHFCLGSDIRNGESLRVAALKDWIFYLDLTINEFEITVSRKVADPKNIYLSGEIDKLNITLKADKDGSKFLPVNEWTSLLGYLMFDLSEEEQKQKYSPSFRGLISYFIRRKKGAFLSPFSHFPQQREWNIQVSNSFLLGLNWEYASKWQLIKDQEKTLDQLKQATNTGLVKGVMGGSIGELEAQKVRMEFQASEFKKQLDNFKVHPQYKDIENKANELTQQLHTDTNNNISDKKLISFYEKNREEEEPTKKNMIISIFEEAKVKFPDLVKRELEQVQDFHDKVVENRREFLQAEIARLKRNIHERDQKIKSNSDKRAEYLQILSDFGALEEHTNLQQQYLSEVSKIKEIDNAIESLKRFEKGRSSLKIEKEVLQQDARSDYFERLDQRTKAIQLFNSNSQFLYSEPGELLIDITNSGFKFDVHINKAGSEGIEHMKVFCYDLMISQLWSEKEKTPGILVHDSSIFDPVDERQVLSALKLAKEESEKRGFQYICLLNSDKINFNEEFEHYIRLRLTDNSEDGGLLGIRISPQE
- a CDS encoding recombinase family protein → MKIGYARVSTNDQSLDLQIDALNQAGCEKIYQEKISGMKDDRPQLNELIQFARKGDILVVYKLDRLGRSTKRIIELSEQLDQRGIELVSIRDNIDTTTAVGKAMFRMLAVLAEMERDLIVERTKAGLESARARGRKGGRPKADNKKVEKAIKLYESQQYTVKEIEEMTGVSKATLYRSIKIIKQK
- a CDS encoding sigma-70 family RNA polymerase sigma factor; protein product: MTFSANDGILNEKFFISLFETHKDSIYRMAYMYMKNQADSLDIVQEVAYRAFKNRNSLKELGYFKTWILKITINASIDFLRKKQKVVELPFTRELGTQQTEDKYSDLLLNELLHALDEDEKRLIYLKYYQEYTFQEISEIVDSPVSTVKSKIYRTLEKIRLDYPKEELS
- a CDS encoding DUF4179 domain-containing protein translates to MNKIQRELEKIQIPDEVMGRMFKGIEQAKGEEMVTPIKVQGMSKRKKLIGSLAGLVAVCGLFFGSTFVSPAMAQIASKIPFLNEVFMKDLDKDGADSVLNLVREEGLKRGYEVTGMRVGQGLMEGDDPEKVYVFLKSKDYNEQRKLEVENLTKKFLDQKGYYAKSIDVLPFKADFYASMRRINRIDIEQANEIQSILQVKGYNVDFVGHIASMRKVLVILPESEKRVDEVRTIIRNYLTKKYYEKDFPIDIRSVDLSNVDPDTKLEKTLHTIFVGLVSKKEAYKVNSFTYSTKGELVITIETSLEKKDQRLIDQIRKEVSAQIAKEYKQPYTINMVGLEDLKTVGE
- a CDS encoding PspA/IM30 family protein, with translation MGIFKRVKTIVMADLHELLDKVEDPISLLNQYMRELDEQEDKAKQTLGQLLYLEKRQELLVNETSVVVAKRKRQAELAVEKGDDTIARIALQEKLQQETKLKLYEDQLTAMKQQTFSLREQIDVLLEKYNELSNKRLVLISRAHAAKAQQQLQSAIASFSTDNALKGFTRAEDYVQQLEAQALAASYFIPSAPTVNLEIQEAVERELVSLKESK